One stretch of Pedobacter riviphilus DNA includes these proteins:
- a CDS encoding DUF2306 domain-containing protein gives MVKKGLWILFATFALLIGLYPMIYFLMDRKFGLLNSKSVELLANTFWNIGFYMHIIFGGIALLIGWTQFSPKMRNRRMALHRKLGKVYVVAVLLSALAGIYIGFFATGGWISSTGFICLGIIWFYTTLKAYLYIKRGAVEQHQKMMVYSYAACFAAVTLRIWLPILTMVYGDFSKAYLVVAWLCWIPNLIVAYLLTRKTTNIDSVVH, from the coding sequence ATGGTAAAAAAAGGATTATGGATTTTATTTGCAACCTTCGCATTGCTGATTGGGCTCTACCCAATGATTTATTTTTTGATGGACAGGAAATTTGGATTGTTAAATTCAAAGTCGGTTGAGTTGTTGGCCAATACTTTCTGGAACATTGGTTTTTATATGCATATCATTTTCGGAGGAATCGCTTTATTGATTGGTTGGACACAATTTAGTCCGAAAATGAGAAATAGGCGTATGGCACTTCACCGAAAACTGGGCAAAGTTTATGTGGTCGCTGTACTGCTTAGCGCATTAGCGGGTATTTATATTGGCTTTTTTGCAACAGGTGGGTGGATTTCTTCAACAGGCTTTATTTGCTTAGGCATCATTTGGTTTTACACTACCTTAAAGGCTTATTTATATATTAAACGCGGAGCAGTTGAACAACATCAAAAAATGATGGTTTATAGTTATGCGGCTTGTTTTGCTGCTGTAACATTAAGAATTTGGCTGCCAATTTTGACAATGGTTTATGGCGATTTTTCAAAAGCCTACCTGGTTGTTGCCTGGTTATGCTGGATTCCAAATTTGATTGTTGCCTATTTGTTAACAAGAAAAACAACTAATATTGATTCAGTTGTTCATTAG
- a CDS encoding MFS transporter, translating to MEESTQEQEILDKQEDKPVLAQSSPKQVRFAISAFYFMQGVCFASWASRIPTFKASMGLNDAELGSILFALPAGQIITMFFSAKLTTHFGSKKMLRATAPLYAIALTFLALATTGWQLAAFLVLFGITGNLCNIALNTQGVAGENYYGKPIMSSFHGAWSIGNLTGALIALGLVNLKLGMYTHFWIIALISLTNVVFSSKKLLDHNNRPDAPVEKTKFFTMPQGILVLLGVIAFCSMATEGTMFDWSAIYFEDVVKLPHNKAIIGYASFMFMMASGRFLGVFLIGKFGRKNLLQISGAIISIGMALAVIFPEIVVAIFGFMLIGFGVSSIVPMVYSIAGNNKKVPAGKAITMVSSIGYFAFLFGPPLIGYVSQLSSLRYSFGIISVFGLLITFLVTKIKTIN from the coding sequence TTGGAAGAAAGCACGCAAGAACAGGAAATTTTAGATAAACAAGAAGATAAACCTGTATTAGCGCAAAGCTCTCCGAAACAAGTACGATTTGCCATATCTGCCTTTTACTTTATGCAAGGGGTGTGTTTTGCAAGTTGGGCCAGTAGGATTCCGACTTTTAAAGCATCAATGGGCCTAAACGATGCCGAACTAGGCTCTATTCTTTTTGCGCTACCTGCAGGACAGATTATTACGATGTTTTTTTCTGCAAAACTGACCACTCATTTTGGGAGCAAAAAAATGCTTCGGGCAACTGCACCGCTTTATGCTATTGCATTAACTTTTTTGGCCCTGGCTACCACTGGTTGGCAGTTGGCAGCCTTTTTGGTGCTGTTTGGTATAACGGGTAATCTTTGCAATATTGCTTTAAATACCCAGGGGGTTGCAGGCGAAAATTATTATGGCAAACCCATTATGAGTTCTTTCCACGGGGCCTGGAGTATTGGTAATTTAACCGGTGCTTTAATTGCTTTAGGTTTGGTGAATTTAAAATTGGGGATGTACACCCACTTCTGGATTATTGCCTTAATATCGCTAACAAATGTAGTGTTTAGTTCGAAAAAATTGTTAGACCATAATAATCGGCCCGATGCTCCTGTTGAGAAAACAAAATTTTTTACTATGCCACAAGGCATTTTAGTGCTGTTGGGCGTTATCGCATTTTGTAGTATGGCTACCGAAGGAACAATGTTCGATTGGAGTGCTATTTATTTCGAAGATGTGGTGAAATTACCACATAATAAGGCGATTATTGGTTATGCATCGTTTATGTTTATGATGGCGAGCGGAAGGTTTTTAGGGGTGTTTTTAATCGGTAAATTCGGGCGGAAAAATCTTTTGCAAATTAGTGGTGCCATTATATCGATAGGTATGGCGCTTGCCGTAATATTCCCGGAAATTGTCGTCGCCATTTTTGGCTTTATGCTTATTGGTTTCGGCGTTTCGAGTATTGTGCCAATGGTATATAGCATCGCTGGTAACAATAAAAAAGTGCCGGCTGGTAAAGCTATAACCATGGTTTCGAGTATTGGTTATTTCGCATTTCTGTTTGGCCCACCATTAATAGGCTATGTTTCGCAACTATCTAGCCTGCGTTATTCTTTCGGTATCATTTCCGTTTTTGGCCTGCTGATTACTTTTTTGGTCACGAAAATTAAGACTATAAATTAG
- the thiD gene encoding bifunctional hydroxymethylpyrimidine kinase/phosphomethylpyrimidine kinase — MNYINVLTIAGSDSGGGAGIQADLKTFSALGCFGTSVITAVTAQNTMGVRSVHGIPAEIIKDQLQAVLDDIAPVAIKIGMINLAEVVGIIETELKNYLPKVPVILDPVMIATSGHKLIAPDTVEQLINKLFPLVSLVTPNIDEAVILAEQPIHNLDDMIAAGKKIIEKGAKAVLVKGGHLIGPVIYDVLICGSDAPVILESTFIASKNLHGTGCTLSSAIAAEMAKGKTLLAAIKNAKNYISQALQAGSEVKTGEGNGPLNHFFEPLKLIIQ; from the coding sequence ATGAATTATATTAATGTATTAACAATAGCCGGCTCGGATAGTGGCGGTGGTGCAGGCATTCAGGCCGATTTAAAAACCTTTTCTGCCTTGGGCTGTTTTGGTACATCGGTAATTACAGCGGTAACGGCGCAGAATACAATGGGAGTGCGCTCAGTGCACGGCATCCCAGCCGAAATAATTAAAGATCAGTTACAAGCGGTATTGGATGATATAGCACCAGTAGCCATTAAAATCGGAATGATTAACCTGGCAGAAGTGGTTGGTATAATTGAAACAGAACTTAAGAATTACCTGCCGAAAGTACCTGTTATTTTAGATCCCGTTATGATAGCTACCAGTGGTCATAAATTGATAGCGCCTGATACTGTTGAGCAATTAATTAACAAATTGTTTCCTTTAGTAAGCCTGGTTACTCCGAATATTGATGAAGCGGTTATCCTTGCCGAACAACCCATTCATAACCTCGATGATATGATTGCTGCGGGTAAGAAAATTATTGAAAAAGGGGCAAAAGCTGTTCTGGTTAAAGGAGGGCATTTAATAGGTCCGGTAATTTATGATGTTTTAATTTGCGGAAGCGATGCTCCCGTTATACTCGAAAGTACTTTTATTGCTTCTAAAAATCTACATGGAACGGGCTGTACGCTTTCATCAGCTATAGCTGCCGAAATGGCTAAAGGCAAAACGTTGCTGGCTGCAATTAAAAATGCAAAAAACTACATTAGTCAGGCCCTGCAAGCAGGTAGTGAAGTAAAAACAGGTGAAGGTAATGGACCGCTAAACCACTTTTTTGAACCTTTAAAATTAATTATTCAATGA
- a CDS encoding TenA family protein — MKWSDDAWERVKPIYNKILTMPFNLELSDGTLPKEKFIFYLAQDAYYLLEFGRTLSTISGRMQDADLVMAFAGFSTGAIFAERSLHESYFVEFGLANEVQPTPSTLLYTNYILSQAAYANVEIAVAAVLPCFWIYKAVGDHIFAQQTDNQNPYKRWIDMYAGVEFASAVEKAIDIADQLAAQANAATQQKMLAVFEMATRLEWMFWDSAYELEKWKI, encoded by the coding sequence ATGAAGTGGAGCGACGATGCCTGGGAAAGGGTTAAACCCATCTATAACAAAATTTTAACCATGCCTTTTAACCTGGAGCTAAGTGATGGTACTTTGCCAAAGGAAAAATTTATTTTCTACCTGGCACAAGATGCCTATTACTTATTGGAATTTGGAAGAACTTTAAGCACCATTAGTGGCCGTATGCAAGACGCAGATTTGGTGATGGCTTTTGCCGGATTTTCTACAGGTGCCATTTTTGCCGAGCGTAGTCTGCACGAAAGTTATTTTGTAGAATTTGGTTTAGCAAACGAAGTGCAACCTACTCCATCTACACTTTTGTATACCAATTATATTCTTAGCCAGGCTGCGTACGCCAATGTAGAAATAGCAGTAGCAGCCGTTTTGCCATGCTTTTGGATCTATAAGGCAGTTGGTGACCATATTTTTGCACAACAGACCGACAATCAAAATCCCTATAAAAGATGGATCGATATGTATGCAGGCGTTGAGTTTGCTTCAGCAGTAGAAAAAGCGATTGATATCGCCGATCAACTGGCCGCGCAGGCTAATGCAGCAACTCAACAAAAAATGCTGGCAGTTTTTGAAATGGCAACCCGTTTAGAATGGATGTTTTGGGACAGTGCTTATGAACTCGAAAAATGGAAAATCTAA
- a CDS encoding choice-of-anchor I family protein, with protein MNCKKLFGAILIASLAIAACKKDSTDDPIVDPPIEAIVPEKIDSFKETASIDLGGEFASEISAYDPLTKRLFVVSNDGGTKVDVVDMSKYPTVTKLQTLTFAANAGINSVAISNGLLAITLDGADKQGNGDVFVLKTSDLSEVKKITVGAMPDMVTFSPDGNYILSANEGEPNLAYTVDPKGTISIINIKDNYSVKTLDFSAFESQKATLLAGGFRIYGYNASFAQDIEPEYIAVSSDSKKAYVTLQENNGVAEVDILAGTITKIIPLGTRDINLAENAFDVSDKDGKKVLGTWPIKAYYLPDAISYFTANGTAYLALANEGDTRQDYTPKEAKEEVRVKDLMLDPAKFPNAATLQLDANLGRLTVTNTAGFTMVGTNKVYQELFSTGGRSVSILNANTGALVTNIGKDLEQHVIDAGKYDDDRSDNKGVEVESVTIAQVNGQTLAFIGLERADAIAIYDVTSPAAPKFVQLCSTGDAPEGLMFVKPKDSPNGRSLLIVSNEGDGTVRFYQPDKI; from the coding sequence ATGAACTGTAAAAAACTATTTGGTGCAATTCTTATTGCGTCGTTGGCAATTGCTGCCTGCAAAAAAGATTCAACTGATGATCCGATTGTAGATCCTCCAATTGAAGCTATCGTTCCTGAAAAAATCGACAGTTTTAAAGAAACTGCCTCTATTGATTTAGGTGGAGAATTCGCTTCAGAGATTTCTGCATACGATCCCTTAACGAAAAGATTATTTGTAGTGAGTAATGATGGGGGAACCAAAGTTGATGTGGTAGACATGAGCAAGTATCCAACTGTTACAAAATTGCAAACCTTAACCTTTGCAGCCAACGCTGGTATTAATAGCGTAGCAATTAGTAACGGTTTATTGGCAATCACTTTAGATGGAGCTGATAAGCAGGGCAATGGTGATGTTTTCGTGCTTAAAACGTCAGATTTATCAGAAGTTAAAAAAATTACAGTAGGTGCCATGCCAGATATGGTAACTTTTAGTCCAGATGGCAACTACATTTTATCTGCCAACGAAGGTGAACCGAACCTGGCTTATACGGTTGATCCTAAAGGCACTATTTCTATTATTAATATCAAAGATAATTATTCGGTAAAAACGCTTGATTTCTCGGCCTTTGAATCACAAAAAGCTACATTACTGGCTGGTGGTTTCAGGATTTATGGTTATAATGCGAGTTTTGCCCAGGATATTGAGCCAGAATACATTGCGGTAAGCAGCGATTCTAAGAAGGCTTATGTTACCTTACAGGAAAACAACGGTGTTGCTGAAGTTGATATCTTAGCAGGAACCATTACGAAGATTATTCCATTAGGTACAAGGGATATTAACCTGGCTGAAAATGCTTTCGATGTTAGTGATAAAGATGGTAAAAAAGTTTTGGGTACATGGCCAATAAAAGCTTATTACCTGCCAGATGCAATCTCTTATTTTACTGCTAATGGTACGGCCTATCTGGCGCTGGCAAATGAAGGCGATACCCGCCAGGACTATACACCAAAAGAAGCGAAAGAAGAAGTACGCGTAAAAGATCTGATGTTAGATCCGGCTAAGTTTCCTAATGCTGCAACCCTGCAGTTAGATGCGAATTTGGGAAGGCTTACTGTAACCAATACAGCTGGTTTTACTATGGTTGGTACAAACAAAGTGTATCAGGAATTATTTTCAACCGGAGGAAGATCTGTGAGTATTCTTAATGCAAATACAGGAGCTTTGGTAACCAACATCGGTAAAGACCTTGAGCAACACGTAATTGATGCCGGTAAATACGATGATGATCGCTCGGATAATAAAGGCGTAGAAGTAGAAAGTGTAACTATTGCACAAGTAAACGGACAAACTCTGGCTTTTATTGGTCTGGAACGTGCAGATGCAATCGCCATTTATGATGTGACCAGTCCAGCGGCACCAAAATTTGTTCAGTTATGCTCTACAGGCGATGCGCCTGAGGGTTTAATGTTTGTTAAACCAAAAGATAGTCCGAACGGCAGAAGTTTATTAATTGTTTCAAATGAAGGAGATGGTACCGTTCGGTTCTATCAGCCCGACAAAATATAG
- the lpdA gene encoding dihydrolipoyl dehydrogenase: protein MQYDVVVIGSGPGGYVGAIRCAQLGLKTAVVEKYKTFGGTCLNVGCIPSKALLDSSEHFHNAAHTFTTHGINLKDLKVDMKQMIARKDDVVAQNTAGITYLFKKNKIDSFEGVGSFVDKNTILVTKADGSTETLSAKNVIIATGSKPTALPFLPIDKKRIITSTEALNIKEVPKTMVVIGGGVIGLELGSVYARLGTKVSVVEFLPSIISTMDAGLGKELQRVLKKTLGMEFYMGHKVTGATTKGKTVTVTAETPKGESISLEADYCIVAVGRTAYSEGLGLDKIGITVEERGKKIPVNEHLETSVKGVYAIGDVITGAMLAHKAEDEGTYVAETIAGQKPHINYNLIPGVVYTWPEVASVGLTEEQLKEKGVKYKAGSFPFKASGRAKASMDTDGFIKVLADAETDEVLGVHMIGPRAADMIAEAVIAMEFRASAEDIARTCHAHPTYTEALKEAALAATDNRAIHI, encoded by the coding sequence ATGCAATACGATGTCGTTGTTATCGGTTCAGGGCCGGGCGGTTATGTAGGCGCAATCCGTTGTGCTCAGTTAGGTTTAAAAACTGCAGTTGTCGAAAAATATAAAACTTTTGGAGGTACTTGCTTAAACGTAGGTTGTATCCCATCTAAAGCTTTATTAGATTCTTCAGAGCATTTTCACAACGCTGCCCACACATTCACTACCCATGGTATCAACTTAAAAGATTTAAAGGTTGATATGAAACAAATGATTGCCCGTAAAGACGATGTTGTTGCTCAGAACACTGCCGGTATCACTTATTTGTTCAAGAAAAATAAAATCGATTCTTTCGAAGGTGTTGGTTCTTTTGTTGATAAAAACACCATTCTGGTAACTAAAGCCGATGGCTCTACAGAGACGTTGTCAGCTAAAAATGTAATCATTGCTACAGGTTCTAAACCAACAGCTTTACCATTTTTACCAATCGATAAAAAACGCATTATCACCTCAACTGAGGCTTTAAATATTAAAGAAGTACCAAAAACGATGGTCGTAATCGGTGGTGGTGTAATTGGTTTAGAGTTAGGTTCGGTATATGCCCGTTTGGGTACAAAAGTTTCTGTTGTTGAGTTTTTACCATCTATCATCAGTACTATGGATGCTGGTTTGGGCAAAGAATTGCAACGTGTGTTAAAGAAAACTTTGGGCATGGAGTTTTACATGGGGCACAAAGTTACCGGTGCTACCACTAAAGGTAAAACCGTAACCGTTACGGCTGAAACACCTAAAGGCGAATCCATTTCTTTAGAAGCCGATTATTGTATCGTTGCTGTTGGCCGTACGGCTTATAGCGAAGGTTTAGGTTTAGATAAAATCGGTATCACTGTTGAAGAAAGAGGTAAAAAAATTCCGGTTAATGAGCATTTAGAAACTTCTGTTAAAGGTGTTTACGCTATTGGCGATGTAATTACCGGTGCAATGTTGGCACACAAAGCAGAAGATGAAGGTACATATGTTGCTGAAACAATTGCAGGCCAGAAACCACATATCAATTATAACTTAATTCCTGGAGTGGTTTATACTTGGCCAGAGGTTGCCTCTGTAGGTTTAACCGAAGAGCAGTTAAAAGAAAAAGGTGTTAAATATAAAGCAGGTTCATTCCCTTTCAAAGCCAGCGGACGTGCGAAAGCGAGTATGGATACCGATGGTTTCATTAAAGTTTTGGCCGATGCCGAAACAGATGAAGTTTTAGGTGTACACATGATTGGTCCGCGTGCCGCAGATATGATTGCCGAGGCGGTTATTGCAATGGAATTCCGTGCATCTGCAGAAGATATTGCACGCACCTGCCATGCACATCCAACCTATACCGAAGCGTTAAAAGAAGCTGCTTTAGCTGCAACTGATAACAGAGCAATACACATTTAA
- a CDS encoding outer membrane beta-barrel protein, with translation MKKHLQLTALFILVALTGMAQSKSGSFSKGDNLFNIGVGIGSPFFGSGYTSSLPVNPSISYERGVSNAISVGGQLSYASSKYEGFNNSYSFKQNAIYIGARGSYHFNELLNVDPKFDLYGGASLGYVAVSVSDNQGSYEGTASGMGFGLYAGGKYYLKSSTALYAELGYQSLSFLNVGIAFKF, from the coding sequence ATGAAAAAACACTTACAGCTTACCGCATTATTTATTCTTGTAGCATTAACCGGAATGGCCCAGTCTAAATCTGGCTCATTTAGTAAAGGCGATAACCTCTTTAACATCGGAGTAGGTATTGGTAGCCCATTTTTTGGTTCGGGTTATACCTCATCGTTACCTGTCAATCCATCAATTAGTTACGAAAGGGGAGTTTCTAATGCGATCAGTGTAGGCGGCCAGTTATCGTATGCAAGTTCTAAATACGAAGGCTTTAATAATAGTTATAGTTTTAAGCAAAATGCTATTTACATAGGTGCAAGAGGCTCTTATCATTTTAATGAACTTCTTAATGTTGATCCTAAATTTGACCTTTATGGTGGAGCAAGCCTTGGTTATGTTGCCGTTAGTGTAAGTGATAATCAAGGATCTTATGAGGGTACAGCAAGTGGCATGGGCTTTGGTTTGTATGCAGGAGGTAAATATTATTTAAAATCAAGTACCGCCCTATATGCCGAGTTAGGCTATCAAAGTCTCTCATTTTTAAACGTCGGAATTGCTTTTAAATTTTAA
- a CDS encoding esterase-like activity of phytase family protein: protein MKPVSQLFFVYSVLAIVLSSCSATKYAVVKQNETSISSVKFLDEYIMPLNPIFQNTVVGGLSGIDYDAKQNQYYMISDDPSQHSPARIYTAQIDIRENKIDTVRVTGVTYMLQENGKQYPQYGTDKSVKPDGESVRYNPLTKQLLWSSEGERLFRKGDTTIVQPGLTFISTEGKFLDTIPMPKGFYFTKTESGPRKNALFEGLTYADQYKTLYASLEEPLYQDGPQAAFEYDKALTRILKFDIVTKKNIAQYAYNLDAMPVKPTVENDWNVNGISEILAINNHTLLVMERAWAKGHDDHTFIKLYLVDLNGAENEINNASFLKNPPRPLTKKLLFDFDSLNRHIDNFEGVTFGPKLPNGHYSLIFCVDNNFGKSQVQQFFLFEIIP, encoded by the coding sequence TTGAAACCTGTATCGCAGCTCTTCTTTGTTTATTCGGTTCTTGCCATTGTCCTATCATCTTGTTCTGCAACAAAATATGCTGTGGTTAAGCAAAATGAAACCAGCATTTCGTCTGTAAAGTTTCTGGATGAATACATTATGCCCTTAAATCCAATTTTCCAAAATACGGTTGTTGGTGGTTTGTCGGGTATTGATTATGATGCAAAACAGAACCAGTATTATATGATCAGTGATGATCCATCACAGCATAGTCCGGCAAGAATTTATACTGCGCAGATTGACATTAGAGAGAATAAGATAGATACCGTTCGTGTAACTGGTGTTACTTATATGCTGCAGGAAAATGGGAAACAATACCCACAATATGGTACTGATAAAAGTGTAAAGCCTGATGGCGAATCGGTTCGCTATAATCCGTTAACCAAACAATTACTCTGGAGCAGTGAGGGGGAAAGGTTATTTAGGAAGGGAGATACTACGATTGTTCAGCCTGGTTTAACTTTTATTTCTACGGAAGGAAAATTTTTGGATACCATTCCAATGCCAAAAGGGTTTTACTTTACAAAAACCGAAAGTGGACCACGCAAAAATGCTTTATTTGAAGGTTTAACTTATGCAGACCAATACAAAACATTGTATGCCAGCTTAGAAGAACCACTTTACCAAGATGGCCCCCAGGCTGCTTTTGAATATGATAAAGCCTTAACGCGGATTTTAAAGTTTGATATAGTTACTAAAAAGAATATTGCCCAATATGCTTATAATCTTGATGCTATGCCTGTTAAGCCTACCGTAGAAAACGATTGGAATGTAAATGGGATTTCCGAAATACTCGCCATTAACAATCATACACTTTTGGTAATGGAAAGGGCCTGGGCCAAAGGCCACGACGATCATACCTTTATAAAACTTTATCTGGTTGATCTGAATGGTGCAGAAAATGAAATTAATAATGCATCGTTCCTTAAAAATCCTCCAAGGCCATTAACCAAAAAATTGCTTTTCGATTTTGATTCCTTAAACAGGCATATTGATAATTTTGAAGGTGTAACTTTTGGACCAAAATTGCCAAATGGACACTATTCGCTAATTTTTTGTGTAGATAATAATTTCGGGAAATCTCAGGTACAACAATTTTTCTTATTTGAGATTATTCCATAA
- a CDS encoding HAD family hydrolase, whose amino-acid sequence MSKIKALLFDLDGTLIDSEKFHFDCWNKFLCAYEVKLDFKDWLTNYAGIPLPKNAKTIIDRYKIEEDLDGFISRREKITFDGFRTTDIQLMPFALEFIKFAYEKGLTLAVVTASPKIDVEAVFERNGLAKYFSLFITRTDVSKSKPDPESYNLCVERLGLEKDECLVFEDTLNGVKSALAAGITCYAIQSNVRAHQKLKIADELFLSFANAKEFMLQRALI is encoded by the coding sequence ATGAGTAAAATAAAAGCATTACTGTTTGATTTAGATGGTACATTAATTGACTCTGAAAAATTTCATTTCGATTGTTGGAATAAGTTTTTGTGTGCATACGAGGTAAAGCTTGATTTTAAGGATTGGTTAACAAATTACGCTGGAATCCCCCTGCCTAAAAATGCAAAGACTATAATAGACAGATATAAAATTGAGGAGGATTTAGACGGTTTTATCAGCAGAAGAGAAAAAATAACTTTTGATGGTTTTAGGACAACAGATATTCAGTTAATGCCCTTTGCATTAGAGTTTATTAAGTTTGCATACGAAAAAGGGCTTACACTAGCTGTGGTTACCGCTAGTCCTAAAATTGATGTTGAAGCCGTTTTTGAGCGTAATGGTTTGGCTAAGTATTTCAGTTTATTTATTACCAGAACTGATGTAAGTAAATCTAAGCCCGATCCAGAAAGTTACAATCTTTGTGTAGAGCGGTTAGGCCTTGAAAAAGATGAATGCCTTGTTTTTGAAGATACTTTAAACGGAGTTAAATCTGCTCTGGCTGCAGGCATAACCTGTTACGCCATTCAAAGCAATGTAAGGGCACATCAAAAACTAAAAATAGCAGACGAATTATTCCTCAGCTTTGCGAATGCCAAAGAATTTATGCTGCAAAGGGCATTAATATAG